In Spirosoma sp. KUDC1026, the sequence ACAGGCGTTGCAGTCTGGCTAAACCAAGATCAAAGCCAACGGCCAGCAAAGCCGCCGGAATAGCCCCGGCCAGCATCATGCTCACATTGCTCAGGGCAATGCCGCTAAAAATAAACTCACCGAGTCCTCCGGCTGCTACGTAAGCCGCCAGCGTGGCAACGCCCACATTGATAACCGTTGCGGTACGTACGCCCGCAAAAATGACGGGCAGCGCCAGCGGCATTTCGACCTTGGCCAGAATCTGATTATCAGTCATGCCTACCCCCCGCGCAGCTTCCTTCACCAGCGGGTTCACTTCCGTAATGCCGACGTATGTGTTCCGGATAATAGGCAGCAGGGCATATAAAAACAGGGCGACCAGCGCCGGACCAACGCCGATGCCGAGCAGAGGAATTAAAAAGCCCAGCAAGGCTACGCTTGGTACAGTCTGCAATACGCCAGCGACTCCCAGCACACTACCCGCCAGCCGGGTCTGCCGCGAAATCAGGATGCCTAATGGGACGCCAATCAACAAAGCCAGTAGCAGCGAGATAAACGTCAGACCGATATGCGTCAACGTCTGTTCCAGTAGTTTGTCGGCGTGCTCCTGAACAAACGTAAAAAATTCCTGCATGGTGTAGCGTTACGTGGGTCAACGGGTAGGGCCGGTAGCGAGACGAATTGGCTTCTCGTCAAGAAACTCCCGTACGAAATCATTTACAGGCTGGTTTACTAGTTCGTCAGGTGAGCCAATCTGCACAATCTGGCCCTTGTCCATGAGTGCGATTCGGTCGGCTAATTCAAGAGCTTCGCTGACGTCATGCGTGACAAGCACAACCGTCGTTTCCTTTAGTTCGTTCAGGCCAAACAGCTCCCGGCGCACGTGCCGACGCGTGAACGGGTCAAGGGCGCCAAAAGGTTCATCCATGAGTACGACAGGCGGCTGCGTAGCCAGCGCCCGCGCCAGCCCGACCCGTTGTCGCTGTCCACCGCTTAGCTCCGACGGGTAGCGATTCAGCGCGGTTTCGGGCAGTTGCAGCTTGGCCATCAATTCGTGCGTCCGTGTCCGAATTTTTTCTTTGTCCCAGCCCAACAGGTTCGGCACCGTGGCAATGGCTTCGGCAACGGTGTAATGCGGAAATAGTCCGCCATCCTGAATGACGTAGCCGATACGTCGCCGGAGATCCGGGCCATTCTGCTGCCGTACGTCAACACCATCGACGTGAATCGCACCACTGGTTGGCTCGATTAGTCGGTTGATCATTTTCAGCGTCGTTGTTTTGCCACAGCCGCTGGTTCCGAGCAGAACCAATGTCTCCCCCCGGCCAACATTTACTGATACGTTATCAACCGCAATGTGCGACGCAAACCGTTTGGTTAGATGCTGAATCTCGATCATCGGCTAGTCAACGACCTTGACTCCTTTCCAGAAGGCAATCCGATCTTTTATCTGGCCAGCCGCCGATTTGGGTTCGGGATAATACCAGGCAGCATCCTTATTAACCTGGCCGTCAACCGATAGCGAGTAATAAGATGCAATTCCCTTCCAGGGGCATGTCGTATGGGTAGCGCTATCAACAAGATACTCTGCTTTCACTGCTTCTTTTGGAAAGTAATGATTGTTTTCAACCACAACCGTATCGTCACTTTCAGCGATTGTCTGACCGTTCCAGATTGCTTTCATAAGGCTTATTTATTGGAAGTTAATTGGCGAATTTCATCTTCGGAAAGGCCCGTCAACGTAGCGACCAGCTCAATAGACAAGCCATTAGCCAGGGCATTCCGGGCGATCCGAACAGCTTGTTCTTTTTTGCCGATCTCTTCTCCCTCCCGCATCCCTTGTTGTATTCCCCGTTCAAAGCCTCGTTGGTCACCTTTTTCGAGTGCTTTCATTTCGGTGAAACTGAGTACGTTCTGCAGATCACGGTATGATTTCAGGCTCTGTTCATACCGTTCCCGCTCGGCTTTGCTGAAGTTGGCAACCTCGGCGGCTTCGAATAGTCGTTGAAAAATAGGCTCTTCCATCTGCGTTGGTCTTTCCTGTAATCGACTCAGGTTATTGAACAAATACTGCCATTTGTCGGCCTTTGTTTCCAGCTCGCTGAGTGATTTGGTGAACTTGGGCATTTCCAGATACACAAACGTCAGCTTGTCGTAAAACAAGCGGCCATGTTGATCTTTTAACTGTACGATTGACACTACATCCGGCGCATCTCCGTTTTCGGCCAGAACAAAATTCAGTATGGCCACGGTATAAACCGCAGTCAGCTTGAAATCCCAGTTACCGGTCTGTCCCTGTTCCTGAATCGGGAAGGAAGCATAAAAGATACTTCGGTCCTTGAAATACAATTGCTGCGCTTTCTGTAATTCGACAATGAACCGGTCGCCCGTGTGGCTGACGCAATACACATCGAAAACGGCTTTTCGATCCATTTCGTTTGCCCCTAGCTGTTCGTTCCGGGCGTAACGTAAGTCAGCAATCTGGTGTTGATCTGGCAAAAACTGGTTCAGGAAATCAATCAGCAGGTCTTTGTTCGCTTCTGTGCCGAATAATCGCTTAAACCCATAGTCGGTAAATGGATTGATAAAGATACTCTCAATAGCCATAGTACGGTGGTTTGCAATGGCTAAATGTACTCTACCAACAGAACAAAAACAGGAAAAGCGTTACATCTGTCTGCACTTTATATTGCCCGCAGTTCCTACCAAAAGCTAACTCTATCAATCGCCCTCTTCCAGTTGAAAAAGTTGCTCGACGGGAAGGGCAAAAACCCGCGACATTTTCAGCGCCAGCACCGTAGACGGAACGTATCGGTTCGCTTCAATCGAATTAATGGTTTGTCGACTCACGCCAATCCGGTCGGCCAGTTCGGCCTGCGACAGATTGAGTTCCGCCCGACACACTTTCAGGCGATTCTTCATAAGGTCAGCATTGCGTTGGTATGCCGGTACAACAGCCATCGGAACCGACCGATGAACACTAACAATACTGTAAACATATTGTAGACCATTACTTCGAGAAATGCTCCATTATACACTGTCAACATAGCGATTGCCAGTAATAAATAGTTAGCATACACACTCCATTGTAGCGCTTCTAGCCGTATGCGGCTAATCATTTCATCCTCCACTTTTTCCTTCGAAAAAGCGATTAGTAATAACCCTACGATTACGCCAACACCCGCGAACTCATCAGTCAAGTTATTGCCTATTTCTCCGAATAGTAGCCAGCTACTTACATTAAGCTGCCTGATTCTGAAGTCAGCGTATCTGTTAGCAAGTCCAAGTAAAAGTAATGGAACAAAGATAATCCAGCCGATCAGCCGGAAACGGTGCGGAAATAGCCATTTTGCATTCATGTGCTTTTCGTGTGTTTTGATTTGAAACGTAAAGCAAAGGCGACTTACTGTAAAGTTTACTTGTCATTCAACATAAAAAAGAAAGCCTGACTTTTTAGCCAAGCTTTCTTTATAGTCAATACTATTTTGCGTTAGCCGCGTACCACTCCCGGAAGCTCTGTTTGGGGGGTTCAGGTAGCTCCCGCGCGATAGCCCAGGGATTGATTGTACCGTTGTGGCTTAGCGCGTAAGGGGTAGCTGCCAGCACGCGCCGGGCTGCTTTCCCCAGCCGGGCGTACAGTTTTGGTCGCGCCAAGACTCTCGCCAGCGCCTTCATGCCCACTCGTTTGCCAGCGGGCATTTCCTTCTGCTCACCAATGATCTGCCGCCACTTGTAGAGCTGAACGTGAATATCAATCTTGACGGGACATACATCGGAGCAGGAACCGCAGAGCGTACTGGCAAAGGGTAACGTGCTGTGTTTCCTCAGATCGACGTTCGGCGACAGGATCGAGCCAATGGGTCCGGGCACGGTATAGTTGTAACTGTGCCCGCCACTACGCCGGTAGACCGGGCAGGTGTTCATACAGGCTCCACAGCGAATGCACTTCAGCGATGCCCGAAAATCAGGGCGCCCCAACTGCGTTGTGCGTCCGTTATCGACGATGACAATGTGCAGTTCCTGGCCCGGTCGGGGTTTATGAAAATGACTGGTATA encodes:
- a CDS encoding ABC transporter ATP-binding protein, with translation MIEIQHLTKRFASHIAVDNVSVNVGRGETLVLLGTSGCGKTTTLKMINRLIEPTSGAIHVDGVDVRQQNGPDLRRRIGYVIQDGGLFPHYTVAEAIATVPNLLGWDKEKIRTRTHELMAKLQLPETALNRYPSELSGGQRQRVGLARALATQPPVVLMDEPFGALDPFTRRHVRRELFGLNELKETTVVLVTHDVSEALELADRIALMDKGQIVQIGSPDELVNQPVNDFVREFLDEKPIRLATGPTR
- a CDS encoding DUF427 domain-containing protein, with amino-acid sequence MKAIWNGQTIAESDDTVVVENNHYFPKEAVKAEYLVDSATHTTCPWKGIASYYSLSVDGQVNKDAAWYYPEPKSAAGQIKDRIAFWKGVKVVD
- a CDS encoding Rpn family recombination-promoting nuclease/putative transposase, whose amino-acid sequence is MAIESIFINPFTDYGFKRLFGTEANKDLLIDFLNQFLPDQHQIADLRYARNEQLGANEMDRKAVFDVYCVSHTGDRFIVELQKAQQLYFKDRSIFYASFPIQEQGQTGNWDFKLTAVYTVAILNFVLAENGDAPDVVSIVQLKDQHGRLFYDKLTFVYLEMPKFTKSLSELETKADKWQYLFNNLSRLQERPTQMEEPIFQRLFEAAEVANFSKAERERYEQSLKSYRDLQNVLSFTEMKALEKGDQRGFERGIQQGMREGEEIGKKEQAVRIARNALANGLSIELVATLTGLSEDEIRQLTSNK
- a CDS encoding helix-turn-helix transcriptional regulator, which codes for MKNRLKVCRAELNLSQAELADRIGVSRQTINSIEANRYVPSTVLALKMSRVFALPVEQLFQLEEGD